From a single Fusobacterium ulcerans ATCC 49185 genomic region:
- a CDS encoding cold-shock protein yields MKGTVKWFNQEKGFGFITGEDGKDIFAHFSQIQKDGFKTLNENEEVTYDVIEGQKGPQAANIKTK; encoded by the coding sequence ATGAAAGGTACAGTTAAATGGTTTAACCAAGAAAAAGGATTTGGATTTATTACTGGTGAGGATGGAAAAGATATATTCGCTCACTTCTCTCAAATCCAAAAAGATGGATTCAAAACTTTAAATGAAAATGAAGAAGTTACTTATGATGTAATTGAAGGTCAAAAAGGACCTCAAGCAGCTAACATCAAAACTAAATAA
- a CDS encoding MATE family efflux transporter: protein MLDKLKLDKRFIKTLLVLAVPIILQSLVTASLNLLDNLMIGSLGENEIAAVGISNQFYMVYYYSIMGITLGAGIFMSQFWGKKDISSIHKFLGISLVFGMGATIFFALAAFFIPDKIMSIFTKEAVVISLGRDYLRVVALSYIFTTVSLAFAASLRSIGQTKVPMYGSLVGLMFNGILNYIFIFGKFGAPAMGVAGAALGTTVSRCMELSFILFIIYKNKNIVAGSLSQLLDFDFSLVIKFFKTATPVIFNDVMWIGGITAYFVAYSKLGTNATATMQIANTINNVFNIFGIGIASASAILIGNKIGAGLEEEAKQDALKISVFGVMIGVIIGAVFFAVAPLIAMLFKITPETYHNVIIVLRIMAAALPLRFFGIVQIIGVLRGGGDVLYAIMTELIAVWCIGVPLSFLGAVYFKFPIIFVYLMVCLEEPFKVAATIPRLRSGKWIKNLIR, encoded by the coding sequence ATGCTGGATAAATTGAAACTAGATAAAAGATTCATAAAAACTTTGCTGGTACTAGCAGTTCCAATAATATTACAAAGTTTAGTAACAGCTTCATTAAATCTTTTGGACAATCTTATGATAGGAAGTTTGGGAGAAAATGAAATAGCTGCAGTGGGAATATCAAATCAATTCTATATGGTGTATTATTACTCTATAATGGGAATAACTCTGGGAGCTGGAATATTTATGTCACAGTTTTGGGGGAAAAAAGATATATCAAGTATACATAAATTTTTAGGAATATCTCTTGTATTTGGAATGGGAGCAACAATATTTTTTGCTTTGGCAGCCTTTTTTATTCCAGATAAGATAATGAGTATATTTACTAAAGAGGCAGTAGTAATATCCTTAGGAAGAGATTATTTAAGAGTAGTGGCTCTAAGTTATATTTTTACTACTGTATCTTTGGCTTTTGCAGCATCGCTTAGGAGTATAGGACAGACTAAAGTACCAATGTATGGAAGCCTTGTAGGGCTTATGTTCAATGGAATACTTAACTATATATTCATATTTGGAAAATTTGGTGCACCTGCTATGGGAGTTGCAGGAGCAGCTCTGGGAACAACTGTATCAAGATGTATGGAACTTTCTTTTATTCTTTTTATCATATATAAGAACAAGAATATAGTAGCAGGAAGTCTATCACAGCTTTTAGATTTTGATTTTTCTCTTGTAATAAAGTTTTTCAAAACAGCTACACCAGTTATTTTTAATGATGTAATGTGGATAGGAGGAATAACAGCATATTTTGTAGCCTATTCAAAATTGGGAACAAATGCTACTGCAACTATGCAGATAGCAAATACTATAAATAATGTATTTAATATATTTGGAATAGGAATAGCATCAGCTTCTGCTATATTAATAGGAAATAAGATTGGAGCTGGACTTGAAGAGGAAGCAAAACAAGATGCTTTGAAAATATCAGTTTTTGGAGTAATGATTGGAGTAATCATAGGAGCAGTATTCTTTGCAGTAGCTCCATTGATAGCAATGCTTTTTAAGATAACTCCAGAGACTTATCACAATGTAATAATTGTACTTAGAATAATGGCAGCAGCTCTTCCATTGAGATTTTTTGGAATAGTACAGATTATTGGTGTGCTTCGTGGAGGAGGAGATGTTCTTTATGCTATAATGACAGAACTTATAGCTGTATGGTGTATTGGAGTTCCATTGTCATTTTTAGGAGCAGTATATTTTAAATTCCCAATAATCTTTGTGTACCTTATGGTATGTCTAGAGGAACCATTTAAAGTAGCAGCTACTATTCCAAGACTTCGTTCAGGAAAGTGGATAAAGAATTTAATAAGGTAA
- a CDS encoding pyridoxamine 5'-phosphate oxidase family protein, with product MFIDVFIDVLSHNGVVSITTWADNSVHVSNTWNKYLQIVDNKILIPAAWLHKTEKNIKINNQVIITLGSPDVQGKIGMGTGFVVEGTATFLDSGKEYDMMKEKFPFLTRVLEITPKNIRQTI from the coding sequence ATGTTTATTGATGTTTTTATTGATGTTTTATCTCATAATGGTGTAGTATCTATTACAACATGGGCAGATAATTCGGTTCATGTTTCTAATACATGGAATAAGTATTTACAAATAGTGGATAATAAAATTTTAATTCCAGCTGCTTGGCTGCATAAAACTGAAAAAAATATAAAAATAAATAATCAGGTTATAATAACATTAGGAAGTCCTGATGTTCAAGGTAAAATAGGAATGGGAACTGGATTTGTAGTAGAAGGAACAGCTACTTTTCTTGATTCAGGAAAAGAATATGATATGATGAAAGAAAAATTCCCATTTTTAACAAGAGTATTGGAAATAACTCCCAAAAATATAAGACAAACAATTTAA
- a CDS encoding bifunctional 4-hydroxy-2-oxoglutarate aldolase/2-dehydro-3-deoxy-phosphogluconate aldolase translates to MYEELLKTLREEKIVAILRDVPLEKFEDTLDILKEEGIKILEITLNSKDVEKQFEIVNRKYSNDFIIGAGTVVTLKGLDFAAKNGAKFILTPNLDEEILKEAERIGMFCVCGFFTASEAMKAKKYSCCKILKLFPAGEIPFSYLKSLRGPINDLECMAVGGVNRNNVSEFLKAGFSCLGIGSSLVDNKLIKAEKFDELRENIIAIKKAAESF, encoded by the coding sequence TTGTATGAAGAATTATTAAAAACATTAAGGGAAGAAAAAATAGTAGCAATATTAAGAGACGTTCCTTTAGAAAAATTTGAAGATACATTAGATATTTTAAAAGAAGAGGGAATAAAAATACTTGAAATAACTTTGAATAGTAAAGATGTAGAAAAACAATTTGAAATAGTGAATAGAAAATATTCTAATGATTTTATAATAGGAGCAGGAACAGTAGTAACGTTAAAGGGGTTAGATTTTGCAGCAAAAAATGGTGCTAAATTTATACTTACACCTAATCTAGATGAAGAAATACTAAAGGAAGCAGAAAGAATTGGAATGTTTTGTGTATGTGGTTTTTTCACAGCTTCAGAAGCTATGAAAGCTAAAAAATACAGCTGCTGCAAGATTTTAAAATTATTCCCAGCAGGAGAAATACCATTCTCTTATTTAAAATCTTTGAGAGGACCAATTAATGATCTTGAATGTATGGCAGTGGGAGGAGTTAACAGAAACAACGTTTCTGAGTTCCTAAAAGCAGGATTCAGCTGTCTTGGTATAGGAAGTTCTCTAGTAGATAACAAACTTATAAAAGCAGAAAAATTTGATGAATTAAGAGAAAATATAATTGCTATAAAAAAAGCTGCTGAAAGTTTTTAG
- a CDS encoding 2-dehydro-3-deoxygalactonokinase: protein MKKIVTIDAGTSNLRIRIVEGKNIIFERKENYGVKIGKEKFENELYKLLKECIRENRIEKEEIECVIASGMITSSLGLMEIEHLHVPVSLEKFSKNIKKVKFFEFEIYLITGIKVEKEYFKDEHLKSIDVIRGEEVEVFGILEEIKVEEPVLVILPGSHNKFIEISDGNIVDLLTTMSGEIYDVMTKYTILKTSVDEKFADKIEKKYLSLGNKAGRKYGINQGSFMLRGLDLSQKLTINEKSNYLLGLVLSEDIASLEKNGYLTKYKKIIIAGGNIIAKGLFELLSDMNLDNDIQVIISCELATRGALKIWEESKK from the coding sequence ATGAAAAAAATAGTAACAATTGATGCAGGAACTTCTAATTTAAGAATCAGAATTGTAGAAGGAAAAAATATAATTTTTGAAAGAAAAGAAAATTATGGAGTGAAAATTGGAAAAGAAAAATTTGAAAATGAACTATACAAGCTTCTAAAAGAATGTATAAGAGAGAATAGAATAGAAAAAGAAGAAATTGAATGTGTAATTGCTTCTGGAATGATAACATCATCTTTAGGATTAATGGAAATTGAGCATTTACATGTTCCAGTATCTTTAGAGAAATTTTCGAAGAATATAAAAAAAGTTAAATTCTTTGAATTTGAAATATACTTGATAACAGGAATAAAAGTAGAGAAAGAATATTTTAAAGATGAACATCTAAAAAGTATAGATGTAATAAGGGGAGAAGAGGTAGAAGTATTTGGAATACTTGAAGAGATAAAAGTAGAAGAGCCAGTACTTGTAATTCTTCCAGGATCACATAATAAATTTATAGAGATATCTGATGGAAATATAGTTGATCTTCTTACAACTATGAGTGGAGAAATCTATGATGTAATGACAAAATACACTATATTAAAAACTTCTGTAGATGAAAAATTTGCTGATAAAATAGAAAAAAAATATTTGTCTTTGGGGAACAAGGCAGGTAGAAAATATGGAATAAATCAAGGTTCGTTTATGTTGAGAGGACTTGATTTATCACAAAAGCTTACAATAAATGAGAAGTCAAACTATCTTTTAGGATTGGTTTTAAGTGAGGATATAGCTTCTTTAGAAAAGAATGGATATTTAACAAAATATAAAAAAATAATAATAGCAGGTGGAAATATAATTGCCAAGGGATTGTTTGAACTTCTTTCAGATATGAACTTAGACAATGATATTCAGGTAATTATATCCTGTGAACTGGCAACGAGGGGAGCATTAAAAATCTGGGAAGAAAGTAAAAAGTAA
- a CDS encoding IclR family transcriptional regulator, whose translation MLNKSTLKTMEILEKISNSKNGMTITQLSKELEIPRSSVDDIVKALVSKKYLYCSDESLKLYQLGNKIFELSLKMRGKREVLDIVTPFLKELVDEFNDTLFFGLKDEDDVLYLSKMESSKTVRTTAVLGSRKSLYYTGLGKAILSTYSEKDLDEYIARTKLEPKTNYTIVDSEKLKEDILKTKRRGYSIDYREGDVEVSCVAAPIYQDGKIFGAISLAGLYTTIDEEETKRRGKKIKDTAEKISEILN comes from the coding sequence ATGTTGAATAAGTCGACTTTGAAAACAATGGAAATACTTGAAAAAATTTCTAACTCAAAAAATGGAATGACAATAACACAGCTTTCAAAAGAGCTGGAAATTCCAAGAAGCTCTGTAGATGATATAGTAAAAGCTCTAGTTTCCAAAAAATATCTTTATTGCTCTGATGAAAGTTTGAAACTATACCAACTTGGAAATAAAATATTTGAACTTTCATTAAAAATGAGAGGAAAAAGAGAGGTTCTGGATATAGTAACACCATTTTTAAAGGAATTAGTTGATGAATTTAATGATACATTATTCTTTGGGTTAAAAGATGAAGATGATGTATTGTATCTTTCAAAAATGGAAAGCTCAAAGACTGTAAGGACTACGGCAGTATTAGGAAGCAGAAAATCATTGTACTATACAGGACTTGGAAAGGCTATCTTATCAACTTATTCTGAAAAAGATTTAGATGAATATATTGCCAGAACTAAATTAGAACCAAAAACTAACTATACAATAGTTGATTCTGAAAAATTGAAGGAAGATATTCTGAAGACTAAAAGAAGAGGATATTCAATAGACTACAGAGAAGGAGATGTGGAAGTTTCCTGTGTAGCAGCTCCAATATATCAGGATGGAAAAATATTTGGAGCGATAAGTTTAGCTGGTTTATATACAACAATAGATGAAGAGGAAACAAAAAGAAGAGGGAAGAAAATAAAAGACACAGCAGAGAAGATATCAGAAATTTTAAATTAA
- a CDS encoding TRAP transporter substrate-binding protein produces the protein MKRFLMVCMFIVLSTLGYAEKVMRVGLGVPESHFEYKGMELFKKNLEEKTNKEIRVELYPSNQIGVDQEVLEQIKFGAAHMNLPDPAVLGTFVKEFQFLSFPFIFDSQEKAMEVCNGEWGQELLKKLEKAGYVGLGFGPFGFRHVTNNAREIKTLEDFKGLKIRTMQNPLHLRVFRALGANPTPMPFSELFSALQQGVVDGQENPMMNIYSQKISEVQKYGTMTGHVYSWVVLVVGKNFYDSLTPEQQTIMQESADIAIAYMAESVAKDDETAREEMAKTGLVFVEPSEEFKTKIKEIVAPILEKEGDKINKDMYKKLKEATK, from the coding sequence ATGAAAAGATTTTTAATGGTATGTATGTTTATTGTTTTGTCAACATTGGGATATGCTGAAAAAGTTATGAGAGTAGGGCTGGGGGTTCCAGAATCACATTTTGAATATAAAGGAATGGAGCTTTTTAAGAAAAATCTTGAAGAAAAAACAAACAAAGAGATAAGAGTAGAACTTTATCCATCGAATCAAATAGGGGTTGATCAGGAAGTTCTTGAACAAATAAAATTTGGAGCAGCACATATGAATCTGCCTGATCCAGCAGTATTAGGAACATTTGTAAAAGAATTTCAGTTTTTATCTTTCCCTTTCATATTTGATAGTCAGGAAAAAGCCATGGAAGTATGTAATGGTGAATGGGGACAGGAATTATTAAAGAAATTAGAAAAAGCAGGATATGTGGGATTAGGTTTTGGACCTTTTGGTTTTAGACATGTAACAAATAATGCAAGAGAAATAAAAACTTTAGAAGATTTCAAAGGATTAAAAATCAGAACAATGCAAAATCCTTTACACTTGAGAGTATTTAGAGCTTTAGGAGCAAATCCTACACCAATGCCTTTCAGTGAATTATTCTCTGCTCTTCAACAAGGAGTTGTTGATGGACAAGAAAATCCAATGATGAATATTTATTCTCAAAAAATTTCTGAAGTTCAAAAATATGGAACAATGACAGGGCATGTTTACAGCTGGGTTGTACTAGTAGTGGGAAAAAATTTCTATGATTCATTGACACCAGAACAACAAACTATAATGCAGGAATCTGCTGATATAGCTATAGCTTATATGGCAGAATCAGTGGCAAAAGATGATGAAACAGCAAGAGAAGAAATGGCAAAAACAGGGTTAGTATTTGTAGAACCTTCTGAAGAGTTTAAAACAAAAATAAAAGAGATAGTAGCTCCAATATTAGAAAAAGAAGGAGATAAAATCAATAAAGATATGTATAAAAAACTTAAAGAAGCAACAAAATAA
- a CDS encoding TRAP transporter small permease: MGERKEFEYYVITGAMLLLVLMGVLQILFRFVLNFSLSWTEELSRYLFILMVYTGASLALKRKKHVRVELIDIYVKSKIKKYIFIFNDIVMIWLLLLVGYAGLKISMTTYEMEQLSPALGLPMYLVYGIIPLTFLFGACRAFQVLIAEIKGGKE, from the coding sequence ATGGGCGAAAGAAAAGAATTTGAGTACTATGTAATAACTGGAGCAATGTTGTTGCTTGTACTTATGGGAGTGCTGCAAATATTATTCAGATTTGTTCTCAATTTTTCTTTATCATGGACAGAGGAATTAAGCAGATATTTATTTATCTTAATGGTCTATACTGGAGCTTCATTGGCTCTGAAAAGAAAAAAACATGTTAGAGTGGAATTGATAGATATTTATGTAAAGAGCAAAATAAAAAAATATATTTTTATATTTAATGATATAGTAATGATTTGGTTGTTATTGTTAGTAGGATATGCAGGATTGAAAATTTCGATGACAACATATGAGATGGAGCAGTTATCTCCTGCTTTGGGGCTACCTATGTATTTAGTTTATGGAATAATTCCACTGACTTTCTTATTTGGAGCTTGCAGAGCTTTCCAAGTTTTGATTGCTGAAATCAAAGGAGGGAAAGAATAA
- a CDS encoding TRAP transporter large permease — protein MQIFMIMMMVFIIAIFIGIPIAYCIGISGLVGLFISGISVEFVAKTVFTGLDSYTFLAIPMFILAGLIMEKGGISNRLIKLATSLVGNVYGGLGIITVIACFFFAAISGSSPATVAAIGAMMIPAMKEEGYDTAFAGALTAASGSMGVLVPPSVTMIIYAITAEVSIGELFLAGFVPGALLTVCLIVTVYIIAKKNNYRSKKVERLSGKDFLKAVWDAKWSMLIPFIILGGIYSGIFTATESAIVAVVYALVISIFVHKELKFSQVPGIVAQAALTTSTVVIILGFAIAFARYLTMAQIPQEFAKEILRLTNNVYVIYLMFIALAFVAGTFMAIEAQILIFTPMFLPILKNLGVDPIHFGIIFIISAQIGFLTPPVGVNLFVAQGISNCSIVELSKRILPFLAAMTFAQMVLLIFPDIVMCLPRLFF, from the coding sequence ATGCAGATATTTATGATAATGATGATGGTATTTATAATTGCCATATTTATAGGAATTCCTATTGCATACTGTATAGGTATTTCTGGGTTGGTAGGATTGTTTATTAGTGGAATAAGTGTAGAATTTGTAGCCAAAACAGTTTTTACAGGATTGGATAGTTATACATTTCTAGCTATACCAATGTTTATCCTTGCAGGACTGATAATGGAAAAAGGGGGAATATCTAATAGGCTGATAAAGCTTGCCACTTCATTAGTAGGAAATGTTTATGGAGGGTTGGGAATAATAACAGTTATAGCTTGTTTCTTCTTTGCTGCTATTTCAGGATCTTCTCCAGCAACAGTTGCAGCTATTGGAGCAATGATGATTCCAGCTATGAAGGAAGAAGGATATGATACAGCATTTGCAGGAGCTTTAACAGCAGCTTCTGGTTCTATGGGAGTATTGGTTCCTCCATCAGTTACAATGATAATATATGCAATTACAGCAGAGGTGTCAATAGGGGAATTATTTCTTGCAGGATTTGTACCAGGAGCACTTTTGACAGTATGTCTGATAGTTACAGTGTATATAATAGCTAAAAAGAATAATTACAGAAGTAAAAAAGTTGAAAGATTATCAGGTAAAGATTTTCTTAAAGCAGTTTGGGATGCTAAGTGGTCAATGCTGATTCCTTTTATAATTCTTGGAGGAATTTATAGTGGAATATTCACAGCAACTGAATCTGCAATTGTAGCAGTTGTTTATGCTTTAGTAATAAGTATATTTGTTCATAAGGAGTTAAAATTCTCACAAGTACCTGGTATAGTAGCACAAGCAGCTTTGACAACATCTACTGTAGTAATAATTTTAGGGTTTGCAATTGCATTTGCAAGATATTTAACAATGGCACAAATTCCACAGGAGTTTGCAAAAGAAATATTGAGATTAACAAATAATGTATATGTAATATATCTAATGTTTATAGCTTTAGCATTTGTAGCTGGAACTTTTATGGCAATAGAAGCACAAATTTTAATTTTTACACCAATGTTTCTTCCTATTTTGAAAAACTTAGGAGTAGATCCAATACATTTTGGAATAATCTTTATAATTTCAGCACAGATAGGATTCTTAACACCACCAGTTGGAGTAAATCTATTTGTTGCACAAGGAATATCGAATTGTTCAATAGTAGAGCTTTCTAAGAGGATACTGCCATTCTTGGCTGCAATGACTTTTGCACAAATGGTACTGTTGATATTCCCAGATATTGTAATGTGTTTGCCTAGACTGTTTTTTTAA
- the dgoD gene encoding galactonate dehydratase, with protein sequence MEITKYELFEIPPRWLFLKIETDTGLVGWGEPVVEGRASTVKGAVKELMDNYMIGKNPLAIEDHWNVLYRGGFYRGGAIMMSALAGIDQALWDIKGKYLNQPVYELMGGKCRDKMKVYSWIGGDRPNDVAAAAKEKQEQGFTAIKMNATEELQFIDSYEKIDAVLERVAAIRKATGKYFGIAVDFHGRVHKPMAKILAKKLEEYDLMFIEEPVLCENKKSFRDIANATSIPIATGERLFSRWDFKDILSSGYVDIIQPDLSHAGGITEVKKIASMAEAYDIAVAPHCPLGPIALAACLHLDATTYNAVIQEQSMGIHYNKGKDVLDYVKNKEDFKFTEGYVNICSKAGLGVDVNEELVRELSKVPHNWKNPIWRHKDGSFAEW encoded by the coding sequence ATGGAAATAACAAAGTATGAATTATTTGAAATCCCACCAAGATGGCTATTTTTAAAGATAGAAACTGACACAGGATTAGTTGGATGGGGAGAACCAGTAGTAGAGGGAAGAGCAAGTACTGTAAAAGGTGCAGTAAAAGAATTAATGGATAACTATATGATCGGAAAAAATCCACTGGCAATAGAAGATCACTGGAATGTATTATACAGAGGGGGATTTTATAGAGGAGGAGCTATTATGATGAGTGCCCTTGCTGGAATAGATCAAGCCCTTTGGGATATAAAAGGAAAATATTTAAATCAGCCAGTGTATGAATTAATGGGTGGAAAATGCAGAGATAAAATGAAGGTTTATTCTTGGATAGGTGGAGATAGGCCCAATGATGTAGCAGCAGCAGCTAAAGAAAAGCAGGAACAAGGATTTACAGCAATAAAAATGAATGCTACAGAGGAATTACAATTTATTGATTCATATGAAAAAATAGATGCTGTATTAGAAAGAGTAGCTGCTATAAGAAAGGCAACTGGAAAATATTTTGGTATTGCTGTAGATTTTCATGGAAGAGTACATAAACCAATGGCTAAAATATTAGCTAAGAAATTGGAAGAATATGACTTAATGTTTATTGAAGAACCAGTTTTATGTGAGAATAAAAAATCTTTTAGAGATATTGCCAATGCTACTTCTATTCCAATAGCAACAGGAGAAAGACTATTCTCAAGATGGGATTTTAAAGATATATTATCTAGTGGATATGTAGATATAATACAGCCAGATTTATCACATGCTGGAGGAATTACAGAAGTTAAAAAGATTGCTTCAATGGCAGAGGCATATGATATAGCAGTAGCTCCACATTGTCCATTAGGGCCAATAGCACTTGCTGCTTGTCTTCATTTAGATGCTACAACATATAATGCTGTAATTCAAGAACAAAGTATGGGTATACACTATAATAAAGGTAAGGATGTTTTAGACTATGTAAAAAATAAAGAAGATTTTAAATTTACAGAAGGATATGTAAATATTTGCTCAAAAGCAGGATTAGGAGTAGATGTTAATGAAGAACTTGTAAGAGAACTTTCAAAAGTTCCTCATAACTGGAAAAATCCTATATGGAGACATAAAGATGGATCATTTGCTGAATGGTAA
- a CDS encoding sigma-54 interaction domain-containing protein encodes MRERDSLEKIWKDIEKVFLKAMEKDETVKEKYDFICREYQKFLSNYFDFKEIADNLFDGIYISDGEGKTLFINEAYTRITGITKEEIIGKNVRDILAKGDIYKGAVTLDVIKEKKRINNIGKIVKLDKDVLVTGSPIFDKYGNVELVVINNRDISELKELENKIEKLKKTSLKVDEEIKFLRSRQMSNRKLVYKSEKMNSIFTLINTIAPTDVTVLITGESGTGKELVADEIFYKSFRKDKPFIKVNCAAIPSELLEAELFGYEGGAFTDSKKSGKIGMFELANEGTILLDEIGDMPIKLQTKLLRVLQQKEIMKLGGTQPIKLNIRIIASTNQNLKEQIKNGKFREDLFYRLNVVPIDIEPLRKRKEDIPELIFEFLNIFNKKYNKNTKIDKEAIELLVKYKWPGNIRELENFLERMVVINTTGIITVREVAPMIDSDDFFMEVSDYDLKKAVSYLEKRMISKALKNFGSTRKAAKHLGIDQSTVVKKCKSLEIDILRLKEYE; translated from the coding sequence ATGAGGGAGAGAGATAGTTTAGAAAAAATATGGAAGGATATAGAAAAAGTATTTTTAAAAGCTATGGAAAAAGATGAAACAGTAAAAGAAAAATATGATTTTATCTGCAGAGAATATCAGAAATTTCTTAGTAATTACTTTGATTTTAAAGAGATAGCAGATAACCTTTTTGATGGTATTTATATTTCTGATGGAGAAGGGAAAACTCTCTTTATAAATGAAGCTTATACAAGGATAACTGGAATAACTAAAGAAGAGATAATTGGAAAAAATGTAAGAGATATCTTGGCAAAGGGAGATATTTATAAAGGAGCAGTAACTTTAGATGTAATAAAGGAAAAAAAACGAATCAATAATATTGGAAAAATAGTCAAGCTGGATAAAGATGTGTTGGTAACTGGGAGTCCGATATTTGATAAATATGGAAATGTGGAACTTGTTGTTATAAACAACAGGGATATAAGTGAATTAAAGGAACTGGAGAATAAGATTGAAAAATTGAAAAAAACCTCTTTGAAAGTAGATGAGGAGATAAAATTTTTAAGAAGCAGGCAAATGTCCAATAGAAAACTTGTATATAAAAGCGAAAAAATGAATTCTATATTTACTTTGATAAATACAATAGCTCCAACAGATGTAACAGTTTTGATAACTGGAGAATCGGGAACAGGGAAGGAATTAGTAGCAGATGAGATTTTTTATAAAAGTTTTAGGAAAGACAAGCCTTTTATTAAAGTGAATTGTGCTGCTATTCCAAGTGAATTATTAGAAGCGGAATTGTTTGGATATGAAGGGGGAGCATTCACAGATTCTAAGAAAAGTGGAAAAATAGGAATGTTTGAATTGGCAAATGAAGGGACTATTCTATTGGATGAAATAGGAGATATGCCTATAAAATTACAGACTAAGCTTCTAAGAGTGCTACAGCAGAAAGAAATTATGAAACTGGGAGGAACACAGCCTATAAAACTAAATATAAGGATTATAGCTTCTACTAACCAAAATTTAAAAGAGCAGATAAAAAATGGAAAATTTAGGGAAGACTTGTTCTATAGATTGAATGTAGTTCCAATAGATATAGAGCCTTTAAGAAAAAGAAAAGAAGATATACCAGAACTAATATTTGAATTTTTAAATATATTCAATAAAAAATATAATAAAAATACCAAAATAGATAAAGAGGCTATAGAGCTTCTTGTAAAATATAAATGGCCTGGAAATATCAGAGAATTAGAAAATTTTCTTGAAAGAATGGTAGTAATAAATACAACAGGAATAATTACTGTGAGAGAAGTAGCTCCAATGATAGATAGTGATGATTTCTTTATGGAAGTAAGTGATTATGATTTGAAAAAAGCAGTA